From the genome of Pleuronectes platessa chromosome 19, fPlePla1.1, whole genome shotgun sequence:
GTTTAGAATGCATGGTGTAATGATGCATGGTGTCTTTAAAGCTGTGGATGTAAAGGCGCATCAAGAAAAACCAAAATGCAAAACAATctagatcacagactgtaaataaagatggaagatatGATGGGGCCCCCAAATATTaagtaaaatcaaatcaaatatatactTTGAATGTCCCAGAGAGGAATAAGATTTTTGAGCCAAAGTGCTACAGCAGTTGCAGAACAGTACATACTActaccaacaacaacaacaaacagtaaATAAAGGCATATCACGCAAGACCCAGAATGAAAATGCTGATTAAAAGTGAATTGGATATTGCACTTGCCCTAAAGCCAAAGCATTTCGATCTCcctctagtggctggctgcagtataggtcatcaATAGTGCCATACCTAACTAAAAAGTGCAATTACAagttgaatacatttttcttcacGCTGGTTCTTGTCATTGTAGGAAggtcattacatttacatttgttccggtgtttatttttctggtaagtttggttttgatcAGTAATTTGATGTTAAAAATGGGGTGATTGACAGCTTAGACTCACTCACGATTGGTGGAAGGCTACTTGCTACTGTGGCTCAATCCTCTGATTGCTAATTTGCACTCTGGCCACAAATGCCCCCAAAATCCCAGTTTTTCATACCTGGGATATTTTGTCATCCCTTCTtgaaagtgggaggaagtgaagatgctCCATCCATCTTCATGTCTGGTCTATGATATGTTCCCATGTCCCATGTTATGAGCAgccattttgtttaaaaatgtagaTGACGTCAGAGATTCAGTTGCCACGACTGAGACTTCCTCggggaaaaaaaattgtagcaGTAGCAAACATATCTAAACACAGTTCCAATCGACACTCAGTATAATTTGTATGGCAGATGTCTTGCTGTGATAATAACCCATATTAACCTGAGCAGTTGCACAGGCAGTGCAGTCGCCTTTATCCTGTTCCTGTGAGTGAGCGCGGACaacagatagacagatggacagCAGTTAAGCAGCATCTGGTATCAATCAGGAAGCCGGCTGCAAAGTCAATAAATAAGGAGGTTTTACCTGTTATTCCCTGCCAGAAGCTTTTCCTTAGCCCATATAAAGTGACAGAGCTGTTTACTAAAGACACAACTCACTGTTGCCCGGTGTTAAACTCACCAAAGGTGCCTCTATTAGACCCTTTAATTCACCCtgtggaaaatgaaatgaacaggGTGACATTTTGTGGAGAGGATGCTCACTTTCTTGCTGAGGAAGAGACGAGAGGATCGATAGCTCTCTTAGTCGTCCGTTGAATCTAAGGCTGCAGCCAGGAGATGTTTGCAAAGCTTAGCTTCAAATTAAATGCAGGAGAAAAAAGCTCGGCTGGCTCTGCCGAGAGATATCATAACATTTGTGATATGAGTTTGCCAgataacatgaaaaaaaaatggtcAAGATATAGTCCTGTTAATAACCATccttcaaaatacattttcacatttttttaccttttttgaTTAAGTCCATTTCAAGTGTTGGATGGCCTATTTCTTTCTCTGAATAATTGGACAGAACCAGGGAAGTTTCCCCATGGTTCCAgtatttatgctaagctagaaTAATCAACTACTGACGGTATAGCTTCATATTTAGTAGTATTGGTATCGACCCTCTCCTCTTATTCTCTGCAAGAAGATAAGCTAATTTCGTAAATTATTCAAAATGATCCAAGTTATTAAAATTGAATGATGATTTTGCATGTTTGTCCTGATCACAATATAAATGAATCCATGACTTCTTCTGTTCCCTCAGAGGTGGCTACGACGACGCCTTCATGGCCCAGCTAGAGGGGAACCTGAATCCCTTCTTCCAGGCCATGTGCCGAGCACAGACCCTGCAGTTCCCCCACAAGCGCAGCAGCATGGTCAGCCTGGACAGCATCCGCAGAGACCCACGCTGGAGGGACCCCAACCTGCACGAGGTCATCTCCATGCTCAGCCACCCGATGGACCCGGTCAAGTCCAACGCGGCCGCTTATTTGCAGCACCTGTGTTATGAGAACGACCGCATCAAGCAGGACGTCCGCCAGCTGAACGGCGTGCCGATCCTGGTGGAACTGCTGGACCACCCGAAACCTGAAGTCCACCGTAAGGCCTGCGGGGCTTTGCGCAACATTTCCTTTGGGAAAGACCATAATAACAAAATGGCCATCAAGAGCTGTGATGGCATACCAGCTTTGGTCAGACTGCTGAGGAAGACCAGCAGCATGGAGGTCAAAGAGCTGGTCACAGGTACTGTGAAAATCCTGAGTGTTTCTCCAGCCATAACAAACAATTTTATTTCTACAACTTTGGTATCTTTGTTCCCCTGCAGGCACTTTGTGGAACCTCTCCTCACACGAGCCaatgaagatgatggtgatcAACCAAGGCCTTCAAACTCTGACCGACGAAATCATCATCCCACACTCGGGCTGGAGGAGAGACTCGGCCGATCCCTCCAAAATGCACAGCGCTGATTGGACCACAGTCTTCAAGAACACCTCTGGATGTCTGAGGtaatctctgctgctgctgtcaaagAGTGAAAGACAAACGTTCCTGCAAGCTGAGGTGTGATAGAGCCGAGTTGTTTCTGCAGGAACGTCAGCTCAGACGGGGCGGAGGCTCGACAGAGGTTGAGGGATTGTCAGGGGCTGGTGGACGCGCTGCTTCATGCCCTGCAGTCAGCTGTTCTCAACAAGGATACTGACAATAAGGTTGTTGGCGTCAACACAACTTATTGATATATGAATGAGTATACTTCAAATTTAGGTTAATAGCCTGTCTTTGACATTTCGTTAGTACCTTTATAGCATCTTTGATTGAATTCCTCTTTCATTGTTCGCTATTTTAGTCGGTGGAGAACTGCGTCTGCATTCTGCGCAACCTCTCGTATCACGTTCACAAAGAGATACCAGGAGCCGAGCGATTCCAGGAGCCCCACTCAAGTCTGATGAGGTCGGTCgggcagcagaagaagaagaacgagcCTGACTGTTTGGGCGGGAAAAGGCCCAAAGGTTAGTCGGCCATAACACATTACAGTTCATGAATGCCAACTGAGtctattctttgtttttcttccttcctctcctcacatAACTTCCCATTTTAAGGTTTTTAGTCCTTCATTATCTCTTAACAGTTGTAACATCTATTAGTATCTCCGCAAACCAACCGTTTTCTGTTTCAACAGCTTACCTTGAGCGTGTCCTGCCTTCGAGCAGGGCCTTCACATTCTTTGCCCCCTTGTATGCCAATGAGAGCCTGAATATTTCATCACCCTGTGCAGCAGCTGACGTGAGATTTCACTCAGCAGGAGTGCAAGGTCCCAAAAACGAAAAGATATGAGATCAGTTATGGAATATCgttttatttttcccgtttgtttttattttacaactgatgaaacacacaagacGGTTTTTACATCGTGAAAATACGTAACCTATGTAAGAAGAAGTTTCAATTAGAACTGATCAACAGTAATTAATGGACTGCAGCTGTTTCTGATGGAAGGGAACGACTTAATGGAGGAACAATAAAGTTGGAGTTAATTGTGATTTACAGTTTTATAGCATTTTACCAATGCTAACCTCCCGGAGCTAATTGCACAAAATTGACGAATGCGGCACTGAGTCAAACGTGACGCAGGATCGTCCTCCAGCACATCGAGGAGCTCTGTGCTTTGTCCCTTCTCCTGCATAATATATTCTTATAgtccctgttctctctcttcttttcctttcaAACCCTATTCACCAGAGGAGTGGTTCAATCAAGGTCAGTCCGCACGCTACTCCTGAATATTTCCGTGGCAGTATTATGGTGATTGGATATTTGCTGTCATTGTGTTACAATGAAaaccagtgtttgtgtttgtgtttgtgtgcatgtgtgtgtctgtgatgtacAGGTTGGAAAAACGGATTTATGGACAGAAAGTACGGTACATTGGATTTACCAAAACGTACAGATCAAATGAAAGGTATATGTTTTCTGAAAAGACAATCTCAGATTTAACATAATATTGATTGCAGTACGACTCATAGTAATGTTATAGGAGGCTGTAGATTAGAGGGTAAATAAATCATGTAGACTTTTCATCATATATCATCATCAAACTAACATGAAGCATTTGCATCTGCTCTCTGtgctgttatttgtttttgaaaGCATGATGCTGGCATGGCCTGAAAGGgaattcatttaaattcaaagCCACACATCAGCACCTGCACCACTTGATGAGAGTTTCAttaccaaaacaaaaaaggaccCACCAACTGAAAGACATTTTTATCCGACAACATCTAGAAGAGGAACAGTTACTCTGGAAGGAAAAGGAATTTGCATTCGAGGTTCTGCATGAGCTACAGCATGTGCGCACCTCAGAGATTTGTGCAGCTAAACTATCGttaggttttgtgtgtgtagcctTGTGGCTGATTTTAATCATGGATTCATTCTGTGTGCAGAAAAACAATCCCTCAGTAGTAGTTTAGGACTGAACAGAGAGCAGAGCTACGCTGATGCCTCCCACGCCGCAGCCAGTGAATGCAAATCAGAATGACAAGCATGTTACGATCCTGGGTCAGCTTTATACCAATTGTCAGGCGTCCAGTTGCTggcacacataaaaaaaaaaaactctgcaggAGGCTGCTAGAGTAGTGATGTTCCTCCCGACATCTAAATGTTCTTATCTTATATTCTGATACAGAGATTCTGGAACAAGATTAACATATTTCCCATGCATACAACATGTATACAAACACCATCTAACATGTAAACGTACTGATGCTGTTGAACTGCCATTGCCTCACAGTCCTTCCTGActttctctgcctctgctgTTAAAGGGTTGGAGCTGCTGTACCAGCCGGAGGTGCTGAGGCTCTACCTCTCTCTTCTCACCTGcagtcacaacaacaacaccctgGAGGCGGCTGCAGGAGCAGTGCAGAACCTGGCTGCGGGACATTGGGCTGTGAGTGGTTGGAATAGTGACGCTCGGTGGGCCCATTCATTGTGGATCATTTTACCTGGATGCTTAGACCTTGCAtgagttttatttaaatctataACACTTACTGCTGAGAATCATTATGTATCCAAAGAAGATTACCATGGCTGCTCTCATTTTGTCCTGATATTATACACTGTCCACTGATCATATCCAGGGTTTGTCCGTGAAGCTGTATCAATATTAGAGTGTGAAATAAGACAAAGACTAGAATGGCACTTAAGAGAGagaatacctctgccaaggcccaagagtccccttgtgaaaccacatttaaattctttaaattttttggggatccgcaccaaaatccAAAGGGTTCTTACTTGATCTTGGTTCGTGAAAATCAGGTTTATATGGGTTTGATCGTCCTTATCTCACTGGATTCTCTGGATTGACATTGTCACCATGATACATGATCAAAGAAATCTCTTTCACTGCGAGGAACTCCAGGTGGTTCCATCGCTGTGTCACCTTATTTTAACATCAATGCTCTGTCACTGCTCAGATTAAAGCCTTAAAATACTGAGTTTTGACCCTGAATTACATCACACACATCAAATAACTTGAGAGAATTGCACTTCTCATAGTTTAGTTTGTGCTTGGGATAATATGAGTGGTTTTGAAAAAGGTGGAAAGATGACCAACCGATCCCCTGAAGCTATCGCTCACCAGATCCTTCCAAACAGGCTGCCGTCACTCAGCTGTTATATCCGTTGTGTCTGCAGTGGTCCAGCTACATCCGGGCCACGGTGCGAAAAGAGAAAGGGCTGCCCatcctggtggagctgctgcgCTCCGATGTGGACAAAGTGGTGCGAGCGGTGGCCATTGCTCTCCGCAACCTGGCCATGGACAGGAGGAATAAAGACCTCATAGGTTCAGGCTTGTTACTCTCAGCAGCATACCCCGGGCCCTGTGacacgtgcacactcacacTAAGTTGCCCTGTCATTTCAGGGAACTACGCTCTGAGGGACCTTGTCGGCAATCTTCCTTGTGGGCAGCAGCACCCGGCGAAGAATCTGGAGGGAGATACGGTGGTCTCCATTCTGAACACTATCCATGAGATCATCACAGATAGCCCCGAGAACGCCAGAGCGCTCATACAGGGCCATGCTGTGCAGAAGCTGGTGGCCATCAACAAGTCCAGGTAAGTAATCTCTttctaaaataataatagaTCAGCCAAAACCCCAAACTGAAACTCTCAAACGTTATCCTTTAGTAAAAAAtaagacagagaaacaaagcaGAGTGCATTTGGTATTATGGGATTAGCTGCTGCATTTGTTCTGACATGTCCTTGATGCGATAGCTCATGATATTATGAGCATAATACCCCAGGGCAACCAGAAAAGGATTTTAATCATCAGGACAGTATTGTCTCAGAGCTGTCCTCTGTTGTTTACCATAATGTCTGGTGATCTGTCGTCAGCCAATCAGCACGGGAGACCAAGGCAGCGTCCCATGTGCTGCAGACCATATGGGCCTACAAGGACCTGAGGAACACCTTAATCAAGGCCGGCTGGAACAAGAGCCACTTTAAGGTATTTGTTCCTATTTCCTGCTCATTTAAAGCTCAGAATGCACAATGgacggattttttttttttttatttaggccATATTCACTGTTTACTACAGGGGCCAATCTAGGTTCACATCTAGATGAAACCTTGCCTATAGCACCTTATGTTTgccaaaaaatgtcaaagtatgTTTGTTTTAGGATATTGCTATTTTCACAAGTGGGCCACATGAAGGCCACAAGTGTTGCATCAtcgcctgaagtggcccacatccgtaTGTTGTCGCTCTGCTGCCATCCTGTACCATAattcattttgtctttttctaaGCCAACGACCACAGGAACGACTAAAAAGTCCAAGAGTGCAAAGCAAGGCGGCGATGACATCACTTTGCCTCTCATGGACAAAAACCAAGGTCAGCAAATCAGTGCATGAATTCCCTCAGCAAAATGATATTAAAGCGTCATCTGAATGAGGATGTGTCCTCTAGCTCTGGGAACAGGGAGAGGTTTTTAAACATACTGTGGGTCTTGTCGTGTCAGGGACAAAGAAAATGTTCAGGCTCCGACTATATTCTTCTGGAAAATAGCCCTGAACCAATGATGTGCTGCTGAGGTTATCAGTGCACAGACTTGGCTTATTAGCCTGAGCAGCTTCTCCCAGAGGCAGAGCAGGCTCACGCATCACCagtcacatttcatttgagCATTATTCCAAAAGGGCACTTTCCCACATCGAGAGCGACCTCTATCTTCCCGATAAAACAGATTCTTTATGCGCTACTTTCATTGACTTATTTCGTTGTATTtgcctgtttctctttctggtCTCCCGGCCTGAAATGAATAGATGAGCCCTTGCATTTCTTTAAAGGGCAATAGGTGCCCAGCTGGCTGGATCTGCAgtattaacatttaaaacaagtgGGTCTATATCAAACCTCATTAAGTTCTCAAAAGTCGGCCTCAGTTTCAAAGCCTGAAATTTATTTGACATTAGAAttttcatgaagacagacataaGCGGTAGCAGCATAGAAGGTGTAAAAGCTAATTGACTTGAGCGCATTGCTCTGGTAGTTGAAGAAACAAAGACTAAGATACACAGATGGACATTTGTTGACTGAAAACTTTGAGTTTTAAACAATTTACTGTCACATTTTAATAACTATGGTTCATTTCGCATTAATTTAAAAGAGGCAGAGTCAATGTAGCATTGGAGCTACtttcttgaaataaaaataatatatatataaaaaagaattAGAGAAAGTATAATCATGTAGCTGCATTAATATACCATATACAGCTCTGTGACTCATcaaattgttttaattagtgCATAAATACAGGAAACTTCAAATTTCGACAATTAACTTTAGCTAAGTTACATATTTAGGCTTAATCGTTAAGCTAACTTGCATTTAACTGACTTCTAATTAACTGATATgctataataatatttaatgttGATTTAGGGGACAGAATCCTGAGGTTCCTTAATAAATCTTCTTTCAAGAGTGTCcaattttcattttaaagtgaCTGAAGCTTCCTCGTGACCGTTCACTTCATCTACATCTTTCTAATCTTTGCCGTGTTGTCTCCTGATACTTTGAcagtatttctttttatttcttttctttcagatgTATATTCCAGTTTGGAGCAAAACGACAGAGTTGGAGAGGGGAAAGGAGCTGTTGTGGAAAGAGATGCTCTACAGGTAATCTGCAATTTCAATAAACTGAATGACAACCTCAAAGACATCATGACAGAAGCACATACATAATCAAATTGTACATAGTCTCATTTACTAATTACTGTATTTATAACCTATGCCTAGAAGGGAGGCTATGCTTAGagtggattttatttttaaagttattCTTGTGACTTATGTTTGTAACTGTCAGGGTTTTTCAGGCCAATCCACTAACACTGGCCCTGTGCGTATTTCTCGACCTACAGGCCACAAGTGAAAGGAAACACTTCATCAGAGCTGGCAGACCTGCGGTGGGCCTCATGGATAACAAGCCTCCACCGCTGGACTCCTGGGTGTAAACATGACAACACGGCCGCTCGCGCCGGTTAAATcctgcagagacactttccAGTGGTGAGATACGGATTTGTGCCATTTGATTATTCTTGTGGGGACAGAGGAACAGATCCAATTAGAAGTCATTTTCTTTGTTCATAGGAGATAATGTGccaaacatttacatgtatttattatGGAGATTATTTGGCATTCGGTTGGATGGATGATATGTTTGAAGCTCAAGATGGATCACTTGTGATATGTGAACTAGACTAAATATGCAAACTGGTGAATGGAGACTCCAAAGAATATGACATGTACAGTTTCAAGGTTTACTGCTACACGAGTATGACATCATTTCTAATATTTCGAGTTTGTCGAGCCACGGAGGCCTGAGGTGACACGTGGATCGGCTGTTGAGAAAGATTCTGATATGAAACGatttttaaaatacttttggTCTGTGTTGGAGATCATTAGGGCTCTCGTCGGTGTAGTCATCAAAAACATGCAGATGATTTGGAATTCATTTTGATTCTTAACAGATCAATCGCCGGACCAGACTGTGCAGTCATTCGCTAACTGTCTCCATTCCATTTGATTCACGATCGGCAAAatgagattgtaaatgtgtAACAAAGGACTGTTAATACTCCAAAAGGCATTtatattgtaatatttattGTAATACCCATGTTATTAATTAAAGGTCATGTGTATTAGCTTATAGTAAGTAATCCTACATTCAATACAACTCTGCTTTGCAGTGGTCCTTTTTGCATTGCGATGTTGaatgaaaaattaaaataaatgacgtgcataattttatattttggtttatattctttttttcttaattatACACTGAGtgatatgtttttttatcttttcctgTGGGTGATTTTTGACTTTAAACATCACCGACTGACTGGCTCTGGTCAGACTGACACGAATAGATAAAAACCTTAGCTGGGTTTTTCATACAGGCAGTGACTTGGGGATGTTCCTCTTTGAAATGTTCACACTACACAGGGTGAAAAATCATGAATATTATCTGTGTGAGGACTTCAAACACAGCTACAAAGGTGGGTTTAGGCTGGGTGTCGATTGTCAAACTTAAAAGAGGTTTTCAAGTTTTCCAAACACAGCAGAGCTCCACAGAGGCAAGATGTGTGTCAATTATTCAAAGAGTCTGTGAAACCCAGCATGTCCCATCAGATgcaaaataaagataataaatatatatattcatacagAAAGGCAGGTTTAACAAATGCGCAGTTATTTAGCTTGTGAGCCACTATAACACGACACAGCTCCTCAACAGTTATTgcaataatgtatttttccaaTTACTTCATCTACCCGAACACAGCCctggttctttaaaaaaaacactaataacACAATTTATCGACGTAAAAAGTGGATTCAGTTGTAAATTTTGATTTACTAACTGAATCTTTCATAACCTCTGCAAAATAATACAATCCAGAAAAATAATGCATAGTGATCTAGCAGTGACTCAGCAAGGGATTATCATGCATTAAGTTCCATAaatagcaacaacaaaaaaaccaaTGACGTTTTACTGAACCTGGTTTATATTCACATTTCCTCCTCAAAAGTCACCTGGTGTCTTGGTGAAaatatctttatattcagtataAATATATTCTCTAGCTAATTTTCAACAACCGGTAAGTATCTGTTTGTGAGCTTATATTCAGTTGATGGCAGCTGAAAGTACAAGTTTAAATCAACAATCTTCACCACCCAGTGAAAATGTTCAGTGCCGTCTTTTTCCCGAAGGCAGATGTACAGAGGTTAGATCTACACTGGCCTCTTGTGGAGATTGCGCTGCATGAATTATACAATATTATAATTGATAACATAACAAAGTTTTTAATTCTTACACATTTTAAAGGTACTGAAAAttagatattttttatttctatcgTTTCTGCATTTTATACGGAAGGACACCATCGTTATTTTAATTATAGCATGGTGAAACATATATATTAATTGGGAGGCTAGATTCAAGTCGTTGCAATGGCAGGtttagtgtttggtttgtcAAGAGGAAGGTGCCGATCAAAATGAGCTAGAATATCAGTAGGAATTAATGTAATAAGTTAGTggtggggaaagagagagaggagggccgAGTACACGGCCTTAGTGACATCTCGACACATGTCAGCGCAGCACATTGGACAGCACAGCCCTGCCCTCACAACCAGACCACAGGATCAACGAGGGCAAAGCTGTTTTCTCTTTGCCCCCAACAGCAACCTGTTGTCCTATTTAACCAAGGTCAGCCCTCCCTCAAAAACCTAGAACTGTTCGCACGGGGTCCTCTCCCAGAAGGATCCCTCACATCTTCTCATCTGCTTCTCAGTCTCTGGATCTTAAACCCGTTCCTCCACTTCTCCACCATGGCCGCTCCAGTCTTCTCCAGCCTCGGCTTTATCCGCTCCCTGAATGTCCTCCTTCTGGCGTTGCCTGGCCTGAGCTGGAGCAGTCCCATCAGGCCCCCCGAGACCCAGCGCAGGCCGTCAGTCGGCAGGGACGTAGGTGATAATCCGCTCCTTGACGCGCAGGACTTCATGAGGCAGATTCTGTCCACACTGAACCTCACAGAGCTGAGGCCCCAGCCCAGGCCCCTCGCTGCCCGTAAGGAGCCGCCCGAGTACATGTTGGAGCTGTACAACCGCTTTGCCCACGACCGCACGTCTGTGCCCTCGGCCAACATTGTGCGCAGCTTCAAGAATGAAGGTACAGACTTGCTTTGTTTAACACCACAAACAATCGTGTAAAGATTGCTGCACTTTTTTGTCCATtaaataaacatacaaataGGATGTCAACAAAGCTGAAATGGTTAATGTAACCTTCTAAAAGTGATTATGTGTTGaacttaaaataacaaaaacattccGCTTTTAACAATTTGTGAATTATGTGatttaaacaaactaaatacatttgttatgatagctgtgttttttttaaataggggTACGTTCTAATATTTAACAGCGTAACGTGAGTTTTGACCATGTAAAAGCATGCAAAACGCATTGAGACACACTTATTGATATTTTAATTTCAGATTCCTCCCCCTACAGTTTAACGGCCGGGGGCGTGCGGATATTTCCCCTGATGTTCAACCTCTCCATGCCCCACCACGAGCACATAACCATAGCCGAGCTTCACCTTTTCACCCTGGTCCGGCGGGCCCAACGACCACACTCTGGCCTTGACTGCAAGGTGACCATTTACAATATACACGAGGGCGTTGTTTGGACCAGAGAGGTGGGGAAAGAAGGCggaaggagggagaaagaagaggTGGTGGAGATGAGGGATCTGGAGGAACTGGTGACAAAGCATGTCCATGTCAGAGATAACAAGTGGGTGTCGTTTGACCTGACTCATGTGGTAACGCTCTGGCGGAAGTCGGGGTGTGCGGCTCACAGATTGGAGGTTCATATCACGACTCCAGAGGAGGACGGGGCCACACGGGAGGTCACAGAGGAGGGTGAAGCCTCGATTGAGATTGATATCGACAGGAGCTCGGAGGGAAAACAAAACGCTGTGATGATTGTGTTCTCAGATGATCAGAGCAGGGACCACAAACTGGATAAACAAGAGCTCAGTCAGATGATTGAGCACGAGAACGACCTCGCTGAAAACACAGGCCGGAGCCAACAGGCTTTCCGGGGGCACGTCAATCACAACGCTGGCCTCGCAAACCAGGACGACCTGGACAAACAgtctctcct
Proteins encoded in this window:
- the arvcfa gene encoding splicing regulator ARVCF; this translates as MPAEVKESSEGHPPPLSLAQEGKEPTLDNPSATDELDTPTSVASVMTSTNESSCETDTPHQTDTEESKAVEQEGEQALSESQESSDTQLENFQTSPDLTSTPVVKENAPAEPPTPAANTEPTESVTPIATTCGAATAPPQPQAVLPPGEPQSVNPDSQGRQYTLPDAYRGIGGDMCAGYGSLSRATLHGYWPAKNFQPGAHYTLPFLRDSYAPAALSGQAEEEGGGERGGNPLDMKTDHPTPGYPTLGGIPQFRPITTMELLREPSRTRGGYDDAFMAQLEGNLNPFFQAMCRAQTLQFPHKRSSMVSLDSIRRDPRWRDPNLHEVISMLSHPMDPVKSNAAAYLQHLCYENDRIKQDVRQLNGVPILVELLDHPKPEVHRKACGALRNISFGKDHNNKMAIKSCDGIPALVRLLRKTSSMEVKELVTGTLWNLSSHEPMKMMVINQGLQTLTDEIIIPHSGWRRDSADPSKMHSADWTTVFKNTSGCLRNVSSDGAEARQRLRDCQGLVDALLHALQSAVLNKDTDNKSVENCVCILRNLSYHVHKEIPGAERFQEPHSSLMRSVGQQKKKNEPDCLGGKRPKEEWFNQGWKNGFMDRKYGTLDLPKRTDQMKGLELLYQPEVLRLYLSLLTCSHNNNTLEAAAGAVQNLAAGHWAWSSYIRATVRKEKGLPILVELLRSDVDKVVRAVAIALRNLAMDRRNKDLIGNYALRDLVGNLPCGQQHPAKNLEGDTVVSILNTIHEIITDSPENARALIQGHAVQKLVAINKSSQSARETKAASHVLQTIWAYKDLRNTLIKAGWNKSHFKPTTTGTTKKSKSAKQGGDDITLPLMDKNQDVYSSLEQNDRVGEGKGAVVERDALQATSERKHFIRAGRPAVGLMDNKPPPLDSWV
- the LOC128424870 gene encoding bone morphogenetic protein 10-like; translation: MAAPVFSSLGFIRSLNVLLLALPGLSWSSPIRPPETQRRPSVGRDVGDNPLLDAQDFMRQILSTLNLTELRPQPRPLAARKEPPEYMLELYNRFAHDRTSVPSANIVRSFKNEDSSPYSLTAGGVRIFPLMFNLSMPHHEHITIAELHLFTLVRRAQRPHSGLDCKVTIYNIHEGVVWTREVGKEGGRREKEEVVEMRDLEELVTKHVHVRDNKWVSFDLTHVVTLWRKSGCAAHRLEVHITTPEEDGATREVTEEGEASIEIDIDRSSEGKQNAVMIVFSDDQSRDHKLDKQELSQMIEHENDLAENTGRSQQAFRGHVNHNAGLANQDDLDKQSLLQLQSNLIYDTPPRMRRNVKSEPCKRTPLFVDFKDIGWDAWIIQPLGYEAYECNGVCNPPLTSEVSPTKHAIVQSLLSLKSPERASRACCVPTKLEPISLLYHDNGVITFNHKYEGMVVAECGCR